The proteins below come from a single Longimicrobium sp. genomic window:
- a CDS encoding DUF1540 domain-containing protein has protein sequence MQNPLERAQAQTSVVGACTVTDCKFNEHHECHAGQIEVRVSGSGAECGTYTPEGNTRPRP, from the coding sequence ATGCAGAATCCCCTGGAGAGGGCGCAGGCGCAGACGTCGGTGGTGGGCGCGTGCACCGTGACGGACTGCAAGTTCAACGAACACCACGAGTGCCACGCCGGGCAGATCGAGGTGCGCGTGAGCGGCAGCGGCGCCGAGTGCGGCACCTACACGCCCGAGGGCAACACCCGTCCGCGCCCGTAG